In one Acidimicrobiales bacterium genomic region, the following are encoded:
- a CDS encoding SDR family oxidoreductase yields the protein MGRGSAEEFRMFDLQDRVAIVTGASSGLGEEISRVLASAGARVAVVARRQERLVPLAKEIGGLAVSADLLDLDRIGDVVAKVVSDLGPAEILVNAAGHFLSEGRAEKEPADAIQATLNLNLVAPFRLCQEVYPQMVSVGRGSIINISSISGHVGVPSIPQASYAAGKLGLSGMTRELAVQWGPDSIRVNTIAPGFFRSEITDELYASEKGDAWLRRNTVLPYHGTAEDFVGAVLWLASDAGRFITGQTIVIDGGWTAR from the coding sequence ATGGGCCGGGGATCCGCCGAAGAATTCCGAATGTTCGATCTGCAAGACCGGGTGGCGATCGTGACGGGCGCGTCATCGGGCCTGGGCGAGGAGATATCGCGGGTTCTCGCGAGTGCAGGGGCCCGCGTGGCTGTCGTCGCCCGCAGGCAGGAGAGGCTGGTCCCGCTCGCGAAGGAAATCGGCGGCCTTGCAGTAAGCGCCGACCTCCTCGACTTGGACCGCATCGGCGACGTCGTGGCGAAGGTTGTGAGCGACCTCGGTCCCGCGGAGATCCTCGTGAACGCGGCAGGGCACTTTCTGAGCGAAGGCCGAGCCGAGAAAGAGCCGGCGGACGCGATCCAGGCAACACTCAACCTGAACCTGGTCGCTCCGTTCCGGCTGTGCCAAGAGGTCTACCCCCAAATGGTCTCGGTCGGGCGGGGGTCGATCATCAACATCTCGTCCATCAGCGGGCACGTTGGCGTACCTTCGATCCCTCAGGCTTCGTACGCGGCGGGAAAGTTGGGGCTTTCGGGAATGACCAGGGAGCTGGCAGTTCAATGGGGTCCCGACTCGATCAGGGTCAACACCATCGCTCCGGGGTTCTTCCGCAGCGAGATCACCGACGAGCTCTACGCATCGGAGAAGGGTGACGCCTGGCTTCGGCGGAACACCGTGCTGCCATATCACGGGACAGCCGAAGACTTCGTGGGTGCCGTTCTGTGGCTGGCGAGCGACGCCGGGCGCTTTATCACCGGGCAGACCATCGTGATCGACGGCGGGTGGACCGCTCGCTAG
- a CDS encoding ABC transporter substrate-binding protein, producing MSQYLQFRNWLNTSSSAEKKLATAALVVVLGLTGWALVPTGGVGGNSVAVGPNGLSAGSGQGTTSGGQAGASASSAGTVPGSGLPGSASGSQAAGGAAGTTSGSGTATSGTSGGSGGQTTAGGGVSLPGCVKSSEPGVSATQINVADILLNLGGAIGNSAVGQSSPQTQQQMAQAVVDDINSHGGVACRKLVVTFYQANPIDPTSTQNICLQIQQAGVFAVIGGFAYPESANDCLAQAKIPVIANIAPTPSEAKQYYPYMMSVSPDPLQDYRNSIFGLKARGWFTAAQGFQKLAILEDDCSIEIDHAVYNDLLQAGVSANQITKNDFSCPSSGFASPSDMSNFATQDNLGHVTNIVEVTGGGSFKEFSTAAQQQGYKPHYLAS from the coding sequence ATGAGCCAGTACCTTCAGTTCCGTAACTGGCTGAACACCAGTTCCTCTGCTGAGAAGAAGCTCGCGACGGCAGCGCTGGTAGTCGTGCTTGGACTCACCGGGTGGGCGCTGGTCCCGACGGGAGGAGTGGGGGGCAACTCGGTCGCGGTCGGCCCGAACGGGCTGAGTGCAGGAAGCGGGCAAGGCACGACGTCGGGCGGGCAGGCAGGCGCAAGCGCGTCGTCGGCGGGGACCGTCCCGGGTTCGGGCCTCCCAGGGTCCGCTTCGGGTTCGCAAGCCGCGGGGGGTGCGGCCGGTACCACCTCCGGATCGGGCACAGCCACGAGCGGAACATCCGGGGGTAGCGGAGGACAGACGACCGCAGGCGGAGGCGTGTCGTTACCCGGCTGCGTGAAGAGCTCCGAGCCCGGGGTCAGCGCCACCCAGATCAACGTTGCCGACATCCTTCTGAACCTTGGCGGTGCGATCGGAAACAGCGCGGTCGGGCAATCCTCACCCCAGACACAACAGCAGATGGCCCAAGCGGTGGTCGACGACATCAACTCCCACGGTGGGGTTGCCTGCCGCAAGCTGGTGGTGACGTTCTACCAGGCGAACCCGATCGACCCGACCAGCACTCAGAACATCTGCTTGCAGATCCAGCAGGCGGGGGTGTTCGCGGTCATCGGCGGGTTCGCTTATCCCGAGAGCGCCAACGACTGCCTCGCCCAGGCGAAGATCCCTGTGATCGCGAACATCGCGCCGACACCGTCCGAGGCGAAGCAGTACTACCCGTACATGATGTCGGTGTCTCCCGACCCGTTGCAGGACTACAGAAACTCCATATTCGGGCTGAAGGCCAGGGGCTGGTTCACCGCCGCACAAGGCTTTCAAAAGCTGGCCATCCTCGAGGACGACTGCTCTATCGAGATCGACCATGCGGTTTACAACGACCTGCTGCAGGCGGGAGTCTCCGCCAACCAGATCACCAAGAACGACTTCTCCTGCCCCTCGAGCGGGTTCGCCTCGCCCAGCGACATGAGCAACTTCGCGACCCAGGACAACCTGGGGCACGTCACCAACATCGTCGAGGTCACGGGGGGCGGCAGCTTCAAGGAGTTCTCGACCGCCGCCCAGCAGCAGGGTTACAAGCCGCATTACCTGGCTTCG